The proteins below are encoded in one region of Acanthochromis polyacanthus isolate Apoly-LR-REF ecotype Palm Island chromosome 4, KAUST_Apoly_ChrSc, whole genome shotgun sequence:
- the aasdh gene encoding beta-alanine-activating enzyme isoform X1: MSPRTLQQLVAAAASLYPDRAAVTYSGSVSGAPETLLYRDVAQLAGELSGILQKNCSPNNGLIGLYGGEDVLIPVWILGILQSSAAYVPLDPEAPGLLSARVMSQCGLKYCAVKTDLLQQFQTALVEHATVEVCVELPKFKLTLIRNGHLPVTEHKRGSRSPTSDDAVDAGCTDLAYVLHTSGTTGLPKTVRVPHKCILPNILHLRSLFQMRADDVVFLASPLTFDPSVVDIFLALSSGARLLIVPALIKKMPNRLAQLLFKDHKATVLQVTPTVLLRFGHRILKQDVLSSDSSLRVLALGGEACPSPALLRSWRHEDNKTCIYNIYGVTEVSCWACCYQIPESLLQSSNITMPSVPLGSPLMDTVVEVRDERGCVVTEGEGQVFIGGEDRVCLLDDEDAVVAGTMRATGDWATVEDAQLYYQGRKDRMLKRNGKRLNLDGLQQLLLSLPQVDACAVGLYEGVRLLAFIVASTSGDHTAASTSSSVQQHAEQTPSALTEHQEKPPSSTEHHVEENGADRDLKRVILSQLSLLLPPHSVPDTLVLVPALCLTPHGKVDMEALVKIYERKRKPLKSSWEDASKLKQTLQALWQDTLGLAADATLDEESNFLFSGGDSLKALRLSEDIHSAVGVTSPELLAVILDGTFADVLHHVAKLTQMLSPESISSPPSEAKKRCTDPPSVAPVKKKRKDFTAAERFQAEKRAVKVIRRAGEIIELNFRNTENNKSIQADKLGEINSGNKHTDVDVGLSLSWSSDTGRCVDASPVLLVEDEANQRSKTTVFIGSHSHRIQSLDLTTGSLLWERVLGDRIEASVAVSHCGSLVIVGCYDACVHFLCAKSGKTRWTFETGDAVKSCPAVDPQTGLVIVGSHDGNVYALNPQARQCVWKRHCGGGAVFSSPHLSSSLRRLYVATLGGRLLCLNPGSGDVLWSYCTDVPLFSSPSSCSGHVVIGSVDGNICCISNSGKLLWRFLTKAPVFSSPCVTPDQQKLLCGSHDGRLYCLNCADGSLVWTFQTTGKVYSSPCVFGGSAVGRTGALVGLASTDGSVWILDGQNGQMLASFALPGELFSSPVVWKQSLVIGCRNDYVYCLKLTIEEKT, encoded by the exons ATGTCTCCTCGGACGCTGCAGCAGCTCGTAGCCGCCGCTGCCTCTCTGTACCCGGACAGAGCAGCGGTCACATACAGCGGCTCAGTGTCTGGAGCTCCGGAGACTCTGCTCTACAGAGATGTGGCTCAACTCGCTGGTGAACTCTCTGGAATTCTACAGAAGAATTGTTCTCCCAACAACGGCCTGATCGGGCTGTACGGCGGAGAAGATGTCCTTATACCGGTGTGGATTCTGGG GATCCTGCAGTCATCTGCTGCTTACGTCCCACTGGACCCAGAAGCTCCTGGACTTCTGTCTGCCAGAGTCATGAGCCAGTGTGGCCTCAAGTACTGTGCTGTAAAGACGGACCTGCTGCAG CAATTCCAGACAGCTCTCGTCGAACATGCAACTGTGGAGGTTTGTGTGGAGCTGCCCAAGTTCAAACTGACCCTGATACGAAACGGGCATCTGCCAGTCACTGAGCATAAACGAGGCTCGAGATCTCCAACATCAGATGATGCAGTTGACGCTGGCTGCACGGATTTGGCCTATGTGCTGCACACATCTGGAACAACAGGCCTTCCAAAGACCGTGAGGGTTCCACACAAGTGTATACTCCCAAATATACTCCATCTGAG GTCTTTGTTTCAGATGcgtgcagatgatgtggttttccTCGCCTCTCCTTTAACCTTCGACCCTTCTGTGGTGGACATTTTTCTGGCTTTATCATCTGGGGCTCGACTCCTCATTGTCCCTGCGCTGATCAAGAAAATGCCCAACCGATTGGCTCAGCTGCTGTTCAAAGATCACAAGGCGACCGTCCTACAG GTCACTCCCACTGTGCTGCTGCGCTTTGGCCATCGTATTCTGAAACAGGATGTGTTGTCGTCTGACTCCTCACTGCGGGTTTTGGCTCTGGGTGGAGAAGCCTGTCCATCGCCGGCTCTGCTGAGGAGCTGGAGACACGAGGACAATAAGACCTGCATCTACAACATCTATGGTGTTACTGAGGTTTCCTGCTGGGCCTGCTGTTACCAAATACCAGAATCTCTGCTGCAATCCAGCAACAT CACGATGCCCTCTGTGCCGCTTGGGTCTCCTCTGATGGACACGGTAGTGGAAGTCAGAGATGAACGTGGCTGCGTAGTTACAGAGGGTGAAGGACAAGTGTTCATAG GTGGAGAGGACAGAGTGTGTCTCCTGGACGATGAGGATGCTGTTGTTGCCGGGACGATGAGAGCGACTGGAGACTGGGCGACTGTTGAAGACGCTCAGCTGTACTATCAGGGGAGGAAGGACAGAATGCTCAAACGCAACGGAAAACGGCTGAACTTGGACGGCTTGCAGCAG ctcttgCTGAGCCTCCCTCAGGTGGACGCCTGTGCTGTGGGTCTGTACGAAGGCGTTCGACTTCTCGCCTTCATCGTGGCTTCAACATCTGGAGACCATACAGCAGCTTCTACCTCCTCGTCAGTGCAGCAGCATGCAGAACAAACTCCCTCAGCTTTAACAGAGCATCAGGAGAAGCCGCCCTCTTCTACTGAACACCACGTGGAGGAGAACGGTGCAGACAGAGATCTGAAAAGGGTCATTCTGAGCCagctgtctctgctgctgcctcctcacAGCGTTCCCGACACTCTGGTGCTCGTCCCGGCATTATGTCTGACTCCTCATG GCAAAGTAGACATGGAGGCACTTGTGAAAATATATGAAAGAAAGAGGAAGCCTTTAAAGTCTTCATGGGAAGATGCGAGCAAACTAAAGCAAACTCTTCAGGCTTTGTGGCAG GATACTTTAGGTCTCGCTGCAGATGCGACCCTCGACGAAGAATCTAACTTCCTGTTCAGTGGAGGAGATTCTCTGAAGGCACTGCGTCTCTCTGAAGACATCCACTCTGCTGTTGGAGTCACCTCACCGGAGCTTTTGGCGGTTATACTTGATGGGACATTCGCCGATGTTCTGCACCATGTCGCCAAACTAACACAGATGCTTTCGCCTGAGAGCATCTCCTCACCACCGTCCGAGGCCAAGAAACGATGCACTGATCCTCCCTCTGTGGCTCCTGTGAAGAAGAAGCGCAAAGATTTTACAGCAGCCGAGAGGTTTCAGGCGGAGAAACGAGCTGTTAAAGTTATAAGACGAGCAGGCGAGATTATAGAGCTCAACTTCAGGAATACAGAGAATAATAAGTCCATACAAGCCGACAAACTTGGAGAAATTAATTCTGGCAATAAACATACAGACGTCGATGTGGGTCTCAGTCTGAGCTGGTCCTCAGATACAGGCAGATGTGTGGATGCCTCTCCAGTGCTCCTAGTAGAAGATGAGGCAAATCAGAGGTCAAAAACAACAGTGTTCATCGGCTCGCACTCTCACAGGATCCAGTCTTTAGACCTGACCACTGGGAGCCTTCTGTGGGAGCGAGTTCTGGGGGACAGAATCGAGGCCTCAGTTGCCGTGTCTCACTGTGGAAGTCTCGTTATCGTGG GTTGCTATGACGCCTGTGTGCACTTCTTGTGTGCCAAATCTGGAAAGACGAGGTGGACATTTGAGACGGGAGACGCAGTGAAGAGCTGTCCTGCTGTGGATCCACAGACCGGTCTGGTTATAGTGGGATCACACGACGGGAATGTTTACGCCCTGAACCCACAG gctCGACAGTGTGTCTGGAAGCGTCACTGTGGAGGCGGAGCTGTGTTTTCTTCTCCACACCTGAGCTCGTCCCTCAGAAGGCTTTATGTGGCGACGCTGGGAGGACGTCTGCTCTGTTTAAACCCT GGCAGTGGAGACGTCTTGTGGTCGTACTGTACAGACGTTCCTCTCTTCTCGTCGCCCAGCAGCTGCTCAGGTCACGTTGTTATCGGCTCAGTGGACGGAAACATCTGCTGCATCAGCAACTCGGGGAAACTG ctgtgGCGGTTTCTAACAAAGGCTCCGGTCTTCTCGTCTCCGTGCGTCACTCCAGACCAGCAGAAGCTTCTGTGCGGATCACATGATGGCCGCCTGTACTGTCTGAACTGCGCGGACGGCTCTTTAGTTTGGACTTTTCAGACCACAGGGAAGGTTTACTCCTCTCCCTGTGTGTTTGGTGGCTCCGCTGTGGGCAGGACGGGGGCTCTGGTGGGTTTGGCCTCCACAGACGGCTCAGTGTGGATCCTGGACggacaaaatggacaaatgctGGCCTCATTCGCTTTGCCCGGAGAGCTGTTTTCATCCCCAGTGGTGTGGAAGCAGTCTCTTGTAATTGGGTGTCGTAACGATTATGTGTACTGTTTGAAACTGACCATCGAAGAGAAGACATAG
- the aasdh gene encoding beta-alanine-activating enzyme isoform X2, which yields MSPRTLQQLVAAAASLYPDRAAVTYSGSVSGAPETLLYRDVAQLAGELSGILQKNCSPNNGLIGLYGGEDVLIPVWILGILQSSAAYVPLDPEAPGLLSARVMSQCGLKYCAVKTDLLQQFQTALVEHATVEVCVELPKFKLTLIRNGHLPVTEHKRGSRSPTSDDAVDAGCTDLAYVLHTSGTTGLPKTVRVPHKCILPNILHLRSLFQMRADDVVFLASPLTFDPSVVDIFLALSSGARLLIVPALIKKMPNRLAQLLFKDHKATVLQVTPTVLLRFGHRILKQDVLSSDSSLRVLALGGEACPSPALLRSWRHEDNKTCIYNIYGVTEVSCWACCYQIPESLLQSSNITMPSVPLGSPLMDTVVEVRDERGCVVTEGEGQVFIGGEDRVCLLDDEDAVVAGTMRATGDWATVEDAQLYYQGRKDRMLKRNGKRLNLDGLQQLLLSLPQVDACAVGLYEGVRLLAFIVASTSGDHTAASTSSSVQQHAEQTPSALTEHQEKPPSSTEHHVEENGADRDLKRVILSQLSLLLPPHSVPDTLVLVPALCLTPHGKVDMEALVKIYERKRKPLKSSWEDASKLKQTLQALWQDTLGLAADATLDEESNFLFSGGDSLKALRLSEDIHSAVGVTSPELLAVILDGTFADVLHHVAKLTQMLSPESISSPPSEAKKRCTDPPSVAPVKKKRKDFTAAERFQAEKRAVKVIRRAGEIIELNFRNTENNKSIQADKLGEINSGNKHTDVDVGLSLSWSSDTGRCVDASPVLLVEDEANQRSKTTVFIGSHSHRIQSLDLTTGSLLWERVLGDRIEASVAVSHCGSLVIVGCYDACVHFLCAKSGKTRWTFETGDAVKSCPAVDPQTGLVIVGSHDGNVYALNPQARQCVWKRHCGGGAVFSSPHLSSSLRRLYVATLGGRLLCLNPWRRLVVVLYRRSSLLVAQQLLRSRCYRLSGRKHLLHQQLGETAVAVSNKGSGLLVSVRHSRPAEASVRIT from the exons ATGTCTCCTCGGACGCTGCAGCAGCTCGTAGCCGCCGCTGCCTCTCTGTACCCGGACAGAGCAGCGGTCACATACAGCGGCTCAGTGTCTGGAGCTCCGGAGACTCTGCTCTACAGAGATGTGGCTCAACTCGCTGGTGAACTCTCTGGAATTCTACAGAAGAATTGTTCTCCCAACAACGGCCTGATCGGGCTGTACGGCGGAGAAGATGTCCTTATACCGGTGTGGATTCTGGG GATCCTGCAGTCATCTGCTGCTTACGTCCCACTGGACCCAGAAGCTCCTGGACTTCTGTCTGCCAGAGTCATGAGCCAGTGTGGCCTCAAGTACTGTGCTGTAAAGACGGACCTGCTGCAG CAATTCCAGACAGCTCTCGTCGAACATGCAACTGTGGAGGTTTGTGTGGAGCTGCCCAAGTTCAAACTGACCCTGATACGAAACGGGCATCTGCCAGTCACTGAGCATAAACGAGGCTCGAGATCTCCAACATCAGATGATGCAGTTGACGCTGGCTGCACGGATTTGGCCTATGTGCTGCACACATCTGGAACAACAGGCCTTCCAAAGACCGTGAGGGTTCCACACAAGTGTATACTCCCAAATATACTCCATCTGAG GTCTTTGTTTCAGATGcgtgcagatgatgtggttttccTCGCCTCTCCTTTAACCTTCGACCCTTCTGTGGTGGACATTTTTCTGGCTTTATCATCTGGGGCTCGACTCCTCATTGTCCCTGCGCTGATCAAGAAAATGCCCAACCGATTGGCTCAGCTGCTGTTCAAAGATCACAAGGCGACCGTCCTACAG GTCACTCCCACTGTGCTGCTGCGCTTTGGCCATCGTATTCTGAAACAGGATGTGTTGTCGTCTGACTCCTCACTGCGGGTTTTGGCTCTGGGTGGAGAAGCCTGTCCATCGCCGGCTCTGCTGAGGAGCTGGAGACACGAGGACAATAAGACCTGCATCTACAACATCTATGGTGTTACTGAGGTTTCCTGCTGGGCCTGCTGTTACCAAATACCAGAATCTCTGCTGCAATCCAGCAACAT CACGATGCCCTCTGTGCCGCTTGGGTCTCCTCTGATGGACACGGTAGTGGAAGTCAGAGATGAACGTGGCTGCGTAGTTACAGAGGGTGAAGGACAAGTGTTCATAG GTGGAGAGGACAGAGTGTGTCTCCTGGACGATGAGGATGCTGTTGTTGCCGGGACGATGAGAGCGACTGGAGACTGGGCGACTGTTGAAGACGCTCAGCTGTACTATCAGGGGAGGAAGGACAGAATGCTCAAACGCAACGGAAAACGGCTGAACTTGGACGGCTTGCAGCAG ctcttgCTGAGCCTCCCTCAGGTGGACGCCTGTGCTGTGGGTCTGTACGAAGGCGTTCGACTTCTCGCCTTCATCGTGGCTTCAACATCTGGAGACCATACAGCAGCTTCTACCTCCTCGTCAGTGCAGCAGCATGCAGAACAAACTCCCTCAGCTTTAACAGAGCATCAGGAGAAGCCGCCCTCTTCTACTGAACACCACGTGGAGGAGAACGGTGCAGACAGAGATCTGAAAAGGGTCATTCTGAGCCagctgtctctgctgctgcctcctcacAGCGTTCCCGACACTCTGGTGCTCGTCCCGGCATTATGTCTGACTCCTCATG GCAAAGTAGACATGGAGGCACTTGTGAAAATATATGAAAGAAAGAGGAAGCCTTTAAAGTCTTCATGGGAAGATGCGAGCAAACTAAAGCAAACTCTTCAGGCTTTGTGGCAG GATACTTTAGGTCTCGCTGCAGATGCGACCCTCGACGAAGAATCTAACTTCCTGTTCAGTGGAGGAGATTCTCTGAAGGCACTGCGTCTCTCTGAAGACATCCACTCTGCTGTTGGAGTCACCTCACCGGAGCTTTTGGCGGTTATACTTGATGGGACATTCGCCGATGTTCTGCACCATGTCGCCAAACTAACACAGATGCTTTCGCCTGAGAGCATCTCCTCACCACCGTCCGAGGCCAAGAAACGATGCACTGATCCTCCCTCTGTGGCTCCTGTGAAGAAGAAGCGCAAAGATTTTACAGCAGCCGAGAGGTTTCAGGCGGAGAAACGAGCTGTTAAAGTTATAAGACGAGCAGGCGAGATTATAGAGCTCAACTTCAGGAATACAGAGAATAATAAGTCCATACAAGCCGACAAACTTGGAGAAATTAATTCTGGCAATAAACATACAGACGTCGATGTGGGTCTCAGTCTGAGCTGGTCCTCAGATACAGGCAGATGTGTGGATGCCTCTCCAGTGCTCCTAGTAGAAGATGAGGCAAATCAGAGGTCAAAAACAACAGTGTTCATCGGCTCGCACTCTCACAGGATCCAGTCTTTAGACCTGACCACTGGGAGCCTTCTGTGGGAGCGAGTTCTGGGGGACAGAATCGAGGCCTCAGTTGCCGTGTCTCACTGTGGAAGTCTCGTTATCGTGG GTTGCTATGACGCCTGTGTGCACTTCTTGTGTGCCAAATCTGGAAAGACGAGGTGGACATTTGAGACGGGAGACGCAGTGAAGAGCTGTCCTGCTGTGGATCCACAGACCGGTCTGGTTATAGTGGGATCACACGACGGGAATGTTTACGCCCTGAACCCACAG gctCGACAGTGTGTCTGGAAGCGTCACTGTGGAGGCGGAGCTGTGTTTTCTTCTCCACACCTGAGCTCGTCCCTCAGAAGGCTTTATGTGGCGACGCTGGGAGGACGTCTGCTCTGTTTAAACCCT TGGAGACGTCTTGTGGTCGTACTGTACAGACGTTCCTCTCTTCTCGTCGCCCAGCAGCTGCTCAGGTCACGTTGTTATCGGCTCAGTGGACGGAAACATCTGCTGCATCAGCAACTCGGGGAAACTG ctgtgGCGGTTTCTAACAAAGGCTCCGGTCTTCTCGTCTCCGTGCGTCACTCCAGACCAGCAGAAGCTTCTGTGCGGATCACATGA
- the si:dkeyp-117h8.4 gene encoding uncharacterized protein si:dkeyp-117h8.4 isoform X1, translated as MDALLNKRLQENKFSYKRSLDRIIDKYSKLQDQDGGVDVDLGDIQPWMLGRYMKQSKLNLSQLESKSMADLGEESIRAPDITQNSQLDFTYQDDGANEASDTATQLEVEDKDLCPVEMPRSEVTQLTVSSLDESQRNFSQVELQPEDEDEELQMSLSSHGSSLVELYPSMISRLGRAWHRQHISTAADSVLRRYRRWRQQSNRSNPNYTFVVPLRHTSSNSRKIPSKENHSKPVKKQFTKTETTPRSPLQVVTSLHDWQPKQQSPGKERGLQHHALLAMDFSEISKPKEILLNETFIMSQQSPPKLSRPREQASIHTVSPSRPNHTTPKTSVDSFFNFKRSVSAHSVQTAGSSMYLSETSAMRERADIYGSPVRLSPLKARMMTLSRSPQAVSRSPKDYAVEYHSRESMRSGSPSTSLSTPPQRPVVPLRMLHHQDSHQLHSPQSAGRHKLRRHLSFDSSLKPIQYSPKKVDEDFMKLYHKFVCQNKSAFLNGPPCRLCARNSAASRDYSSSALAALALSPHRSILRKRHRELGWDNHPQSKRFREEYGTYSPGSRRHRWERLRRSLSPSEVELPHGGLSYSSSKHSMFQRCSTQQPPAHQESWMSRRLPVSAADFSGLGNSLESKMTDHYSPRKWR; from the exons ATGGATGCACTTTTAAATAAACGTTTACAAGAGAATAAATTTAGCTACAAAAGGTCGCTGGATCGAATAATAGACAAG TATTCAAAACTTCAGGACCAAGACGGAGGAGTAGACGTGGACCTCGGCGATATACAACCCTGGA TGCTTGGACGCTACATGAAGCAGTCAAAATTAAATCTGAGCCAGCTGGAATCTAAG AGCATGGCAGATTTGGGAGAAGAGTCAATAAGAG CACCGGACATTACACAAAACTCTCAG ttGGACTTTACATATCAAGATGATGGAGCTAATGAGGCTTCTGATACCGCCACCCAATTGGAAGTGGAAGATAAAG ATTTGTGTCCAGTAGAGATGCCTAGAAGTGAAGTGACTCAGCTGACAGTGAGCTCATTGGATGAGAGCCAGAGGAATTTTTCTCAGGTGGAACTCCAACCTGAAGACGAAGACGAGGAACTGCAAATGTCTCTGAGCAGCCACGGCAGCTCCTTGGTGGAGCTCTACCCCAGCATGATAAGTCGATTAGGGAGGGCCTGGCATCGGCAGCACATCTCTACAGCCGCTGACTCTGTGCTGAGGAGGTATCGCAGGTGGCGTCAGCAGTCGAACAGAAGCAATCCCAACTATACCTTCGTTGTCCCGCTGAGACACACCAGCAGCAACTCCAGAAAGATACCCAGCAAGGAAAACCACAGCAAACCCGTAAAAAAGCAGTTCACAAAGACTGAAACAACCCCTCGGTCGCCTTTGCAGGTAGTCACCAGTTTGCATGATTGGCAGCCAAAGCAGCAGTCTCCTGGTAAGGAGAGAGGCTTGCAGCACCATGCTCTCCTCGCAATGGACTTCTCTGAGATCTCCAAACCAAAAGAGATCTTACTGAACGAGACCTTCATCATGTCTCAGCAGTCGCCTCCCAAACTATCCCGGCCTAGAGAGCAGGCTTCCATTCACACTGTCAGTCCTTCTCGACCTAACCATACCACTCCTAAAACATCCGTGGACTCATTCTTTAATTTCAAAAGATCTGTTTCTGCACACTCGGTACAGACTGCAGGGTCTTCCATGTATCTATCAGAAACCAGTGCTATGAGAGAAAGAGCTGATATCTACGGCTCCCCAGTCAGGCTGAGTCCCTTAAAAGCAAGAATGATGACCCTCAGTAGGTCACCTCAGGCAGTTTCCAGAAGCCCCAAAGATTATGCAGTGGAATACCACTCCAGAGAGTCGATGAGGTCCGGCTCTCCCTCCACCAGTCTGTCCACTCCTCCACAGAGGCCTGTTGTCCCACTGAGGATGCTTCACCATCAGGACTCCCATCAGCTGCACTCACCTCAGTCAGCCGGTCGTCACAAGCTCAGACGGCACCTTTCCTTTGATTCGTCCCTGAAGCCGATCCAGTACTCTCCAAAGAAAGTGGACGAAGATTTCATGAAACTTTACCACAAGTTTGTGTGCCAGAACAAATCGGCTTTCCTCAACGGCCCTCCCTGCCGCCTGTGTGCTCGAAACTCAGCAGCCAGCAGAGACTACTCTTCCTCAGCCCTGGCTGCTCTCGCCCTGTCGCCCCACCGCTCCATCCTGAGGAAACGCCACAGAGAGTTGGGCTGGGACAACCATCCGCAGTCCAAACGTTTCAGGGAGGAGTACGGCACATACTCCCCGGGGTCCAGACGCCACAGGTGGGAGAGGCTGAGGCGTTCTCTCTCCCCGTCTGAAGTGGAGCTGCCTCACGGGGGCCTCTCCTATAGCTCCAGTAAACACAGCATGTTTCAACGGTGCAGCACTCAGCAGCCTCCAGCACATCAGGAATCCTGGATGAGTCGGCGCCT
- the si:dkeyp-117h8.4 gene encoding uncharacterized protein si:dkeyp-117h8.4 isoform X2: MLGRYMKQSKLNLSQLESKSMADLGEESIRAPDITQNSQLDFTYQDDGANEASDTATQLEVEDKDLCPVEMPRSEVTQLTVSSLDESQRNFSQVELQPEDEDEELQMSLSSHGSSLVELYPSMISRLGRAWHRQHISTAADSVLRRYRRWRQQSNRSNPNYTFVVPLRHTSSNSRKIPSKENHSKPVKKQFTKTETTPRSPLQVVTSLHDWQPKQQSPGKERGLQHHALLAMDFSEISKPKEILLNETFIMSQQSPPKLSRPREQASIHTVSPSRPNHTTPKTSVDSFFNFKRSVSAHSVQTAGSSMYLSETSAMRERADIYGSPVRLSPLKARMMTLSRSPQAVSRSPKDYAVEYHSRESMRSGSPSTSLSTPPQRPVVPLRMLHHQDSHQLHSPQSAGRHKLRRHLSFDSSLKPIQYSPKKVDEDFMKLYHKFVCQNKSAFLNGPPCRLCARNSAASRDYSSSALAALALSPHRSILRKRHRELGWDNHPQSKRFREEYGTYSPGSRRHRWERLRRSLSPSEVELPHGGLSYSSSKHSMFQRCSTQQPPAHQESWMSRRLPVSAADFSGLGNSLESKMTDHYSPRKWR; the protein is encoded by the exons A TGCTTGGACGCTACATGAAGCAGTCAAAATTAAATCTGAGCCAGCTGGAATCTAAG AGCATGGCAGATTTGGGAGAAGAGTCAATAAGAG CACCGGACATTACACAAAACTCTCAG ttGGACTTTACATATCAAGATGATGGAGCTAATGAGGCTTCTGATACCGCCACCCAATTGGAAGTGGAAGATAAAG ATTTGTGTCCAGTAGAGATGCCTAGAAGTGAAGTGACTCAGCTGACAGTGAGCTCATTGGATGAGAGCCAGAGGAATTTTTCTCAGGTGGAACTCCAACCTGAAGACGAAGACGAGGAACTGCAAATGTCTCTGAGCAGCCACGGCAGCTCCTTGGTGGAGCTCTACCCCAGCATGATAAGTCGATTAGGGAGGGCCTGGCATCGGCAGCACATCTCTACAGCCGCTGACTCTGTGCTGAGGAGGTATCGCAGGTGGCGTCAGCAGTCGAACAGAAGCAATCCCAACTATACCTTCGTTGTCCCGCTGAGACACACCAGCAGCAACTCCAGAAAGATACCCAGCAAGGAAAACCACAGCAAACCCGTAAAAAAGCAGTTCACAAAGACTGAAACAACCCCTCGGTCGCCTTTGCAGGTAGTCACCAGTTTGCATGATTGGCAGCCAAAGCAGCAGTCTCCTGGTAAGGAGAGAGGCTTGCAGCACCATGCTCTCCTCGCAATGGACTTCTCTGAGATCTCCAAACCAAAAGAGATCTTACTGAACGAGACCTTCATCATGTCTCAGCAGTCGCCTCCCAAACTATCCCGGCCTAGAGAGCAGGCTTCCATTCACACTGTCAGTCCTTCTCGACCTAACCATACCACTCCTAAAACATCCGTGGACTCATTCTTTAATTTCAAAAGATCTGTTTCTGCACACTCGGTACAGACTGCAGGGTCTTCCATGTATCTATCAGAAACCAGTGCTATGAGAGAAAGAGCTGATATCTACGGCTCCCCAGTCAGGCTGAGTCCCTTAAAAGCAAGAATGATGACCCTCAGTAGGTCACCTCAGGCAGTTTCCAGAAGCCCCAAAGATTATGCAGTGGAATACCACTCCAGAGAGTCGATGAGGTCCGGCTCTCCCTCCACCAGTCTGTCCACTCCTCCACAGAGGCCTGTTGTCCCACTGAGGATGCTTCACCATCAGGACTCCCATCAGCTGCACTCACCTCAGTCAGCCGGTCGTCACAAGCTCAGACGGCACCTTTCCTTTGATTCGTCCCTGAAGCCGATCCAGTACTCTCCAAAGAAAGTGGACGAAGATTTCATGAAACTTTACCACAAGTTTGTGTGCCAGAACAAATCGGCTTTCCTCAACGGCCCTCCCTGCCGCCTGTGTGCTCGAAACTCAGCAGCCAGCAGAGACTACTCTTCCTCAGCCCTGGCTGCTCTCGCCCTGTCGCCCCACCGCTCCATCCTGAGGAAACGCCACAGAGAGTTGGGCTGGGACAACCATCCGCAGTCCAAACGTTTCAGGGAGGAGTACGGCACATACTCCCCGGGGTCCAGACGCCACAGGTGGGAGAGGCTGAGGCGTTCTCTCTCCCCGTCTGAAGTGGAGCTGCCTCACGGGGGCCTCTCCTATAGCTCCAGTAAACACAGCATGTTTCAACGGTGCAGCACTCAGCAGCCTCCAGCACATCAGGAATCCTGGATGAGTCGGCGCCT